The following are encoded together in the Malaya genurostris strain Urasoe2022 chromosome 3, Malgen_1.1, whole genome shotgun sequence genome:
- the LOC131435874 gene encoding EEF1A lysine methyltransferase 2, giving the protein MDEKPIEELESSELGTKEYWEKSYETEIQNYRDHGDVGEVWFDEDSQLRIIRWIEKQEALICQDDPIIDLGCGNGMMLVEMAREGYSNLTGIDYSPKAVELAQAISKDQDVHITYKVADLLDKSNVTSLGTFKVVHDKGTYDAISLHPEDSKSMRQIYICNVHQLLQTDGLFILTSCNWTQMELVKSFEEHFSLHQVIPTPSFTFGGAVGNVVTSVVFKKK; this is encoded by the exons ATGGATGAAAAACCGATAGAAGAATTGGAGAGTTCAGAGTTGGGTACTAAAGAATATTGGGAGAAGAGCTACGAAACGGAAATTCAAAACTATAGGGATCATGGAGATGTTGGAGAGGTTTGGTTCGACGAAGATAGTCAACTAAGAATTATCAGGTGGATTGAGAAGCAGGAAGCGTTAATATGTCAAGATGACCCTATCATTGATTTAG GATGCGGAAACGGAATGATGCTAGTAGAAATGGCTCGTGAAGGTTACAGCAATCTCACTGGTATTGATTATTCACCTAAAGCCGTGGAGCTTGCCCAAGCTATATCTAAAGACCAAGATGTGCACATTACGTACAAAGTAGCTGATTTACTAGACAAATCAAATGTGACCAGCTTGGGAACATTCAAAGTAGTTCATGATAAGGGCACCTACGATGCAATAAGTTTACATCCTGAAGATTCAAAGTCTATGAGACAAATTTACATCTGTAATGTCCACCAGCTGCTGCAAACTGATGGACTGTTCATTCTCACATCATGTAACTGGACTCAAATGGAGTTGGTAAAAAGTTTTGAAGAGCATTTCAGTTTACATCAGGTTATTCCGACACCTTCTTTTACATTCGGTGGTGCAGTGGGTAATGTTGTTACTTCAGTTGTATttaaaaagaaataa